In Streptomyces sclerotialus, the DNA window CGATGTCGGCCACCTCGCCCAGGCGCTGCCCGCGCTGGTGCGGTCGGTGCGGTACGGCGACGTGCGCGGCACGGACGCGGCGGCGCTGCGCGAGGTCGCGGCCGGCCTGGCCGAGCGTGTCTTCGTGGGTCTGCCGCCGGCCTGCGCGTCGCTGGACGCGGAGGGCGCGGCGGAGATGCGGACGCACCTCGACGCGACGCAGCAGGCCGTGGCACTGCTGTCCCACGATCAGTTGCCCCGCATGGTCCAGTCGGATCGCGCAGATCAGGGGGCCGGGCTGTCGTCGCCTGACGGCGCGTCAGGCCTGCGGGAGCGGTGGACCGCCGTGCTGCGCGTACTGGCGGAGCGGGAGGCGGTACCCGGGCTCATACGGGGACGCGCGGCGCGGATGCTCGTCGACGACGGCGCGCTGGACGACACCGGAGGACCGGCGGACGACAGCGGAAAACCGGCGGACGACAGCGGAGTACCGGCAGACGGCACCGAGGACCTCGCGGACGGCGGTGGTGCCGGGCGGCTCATGGGGCTCGCGCTCTCGCCGGGCGTGCCGCCCGGTGATGCCGCGGCCTGGATCGAGGGGTTCGTCGGGGGCGGCGCCGGCGGGGGGATGCTGCTGGTCCACGACGAGCGGCTGCTGGCGCTGCTGGACGACTGGCTGACGCGGGTGCCGGGGGCGGCGTTCACGGACGTACTGCCGTTGCTGCGCCGGACGTTCTCGCAGTTCGAGCCGGGTGTGCGGCGCACGTTGGGCGAGCTCGCCCGGCGCGGCCCCGCCGGCGCCGGAACGGCCGGCGGCAGCGGTACGGCAGCCGGTCACGGCAGGGCCGGCGCCGAGGAAGCGGCGGCCCCCGGCTTCGGGCCCGGCCTGGACCGTGACCGCGCCGCGGCCGTCCTGCCGACCTTGCACGCCCTGCTGGGCCACGGCACCACCGGCCCGGCCCGGACCACCACAGCATCGGGGGAGAGGCGATGACCAGCGAGACGGACGGCACCCACCACGCCGACGAGCGCCTGCGGCGTTGGCGGCTGGTGCTGGGCGGGGGAGAGGGCGACGGTACCGGGTGTGAACTGCGGGGGCGGGACGCCGCGATGGACGGTGCCCTCGGTGCGCTGTACGGCGAGGGGCCCGGCGCCGGGGACGGGGGAGGGCCCGGTGGGCGCGGCAACCGGATAGGCGGCGGGACGCAGTCGGCGGGGCTCGGCGGATCCGCGCCCGCCGTGGCCCGCTGGCTCGGCGACATCCGGCGCTACTTCCCGGCCTCCGTCGTCCAGGTGATGCAGCGGGACGCGATCGACCGGCTGGGCCTGTCCACGCTGCTGCTGGAGCCGGAGCTGCTCGAGGCCGTGGAGGCCGACGTACACCTGGTCGGCACCCTGCTCTCGCTGCACAAGGCCATGCCCGAGACGACGAAGGAGACCGCCCGGGCGGTCGTGCGCAAGGTCGTCGAGCAGCTGGAGAAGCGGCTGGCTACCCGGACGCGGGCCACCCTGACCGGCGCGCTGGACCGTTCCGCGCGGATCAGCCGGCCTCGCCACCGCGACATCGACTGGGACCGCACGATCCGCGCGAACCTCAAGAACTACCTGCCCGAACACCGCACGGTCGTGCCGGAACGGCTGATCGGTCACGGGCGGGCCGCACAGTCCCTCAAGAAGGAGGTCATCCTCTGCATCGATCAGTCAGGTTCCATGGCGGCGTCCGTCGTGTACGCCTCGGTGTTCGGGGCCGTACTCGCGTCCATGCGCGCGCTCTCCACCCGGCTGGTGGTCTTCGACACCTCGGTCGTCGACCTCACCGACCAGATCGACGATCCGGTGGACGTGCTCTTCGGGACGCAGCTGGGTGGCGGTACGGACATCAACCGCGCACTGGCGTACTGCCAGTCGAGGATCACCCGGCCGACGGAGACGGTCGTCGTGCTCATCAGCGACCTGTACGAGGGCGGGATACGCCACAAGATGGTCAAGCGGGTCGCGGCGATGAAGGCGTCCGGCGTGCAGTTCGTGACGCTGCTCGCGCTGTCGGACGAGGGGGCGCCCGCGTACGACAGGGAGCATGCGGCGGCTCTCGGGGCGCTGGGTGCACCGGCGTTCGCCTGTACGCCCGATCTGTTCCCGGAGGTGATGGCGGCCGCGCTGGAGAAGCGCCCGCTGCCGGTCCCCGACACGACGGCGTGACCGCACGGCTCCGTCACGGGGTGACCGCCCGGGCCCGCTACGCGGTGACCGCCCGGGCCGATGACGACAGCCATCGCCCCTGACGACGATGCGGTGCCAGGGCGAGTCGGCGCCGCGGCGGTTCCGAGGCGGCCCACCGGCCCCGGTACAGGGGCGTGTTCGCAGGTCGTACACCCTTTCGTCACTGTCGATACCGGACATGGCGGAGTAACAGTGACAGGTGGCACAGGGGACTTGCGCCGCCCCTGGCTGCTCGTGCAAGTATCTCCGTATCGCTCGATCACCCGCGACGTGCTGGTTGATCCGGGGCGCCTGACGCCCTGGTCCCGGTCGCCGTCCATCCGGGAAGGTCCCCCTTGTCTGCTGTGCTCGCTCTGCCTGCCGCCGTGCGCCTGCCGCGCACCGTGGCCGTGCGGCGTGCGCTGCTGACCGGGCTCTTCCTGATCGGGTTCGTCGTCCTCGCCGTCGCCTTCGGCGGCGGCACCGCACACGCGGCGGACAGCGGTACCGAGCAGACGCAGGGCGCCTTCACGCAAGCCACCACCGGTACCACTCCTTCCACCGGCACCGGCATCGGCTCCGCCGACGCCACCGACACCGGTTCGGCCGCCACCACCGACACCGCCACCGACGGGCGTTCGCCGCTCGGCGGTGGCGGGGCGGCGTGGCAGCCGGAGGCCGGCGCGGTGACGGAGCGGGAGCCGGGCATCGCGCAACAGGCCGGGGCCCGGCTGTCCGAGGGCGCGCAGGCGTCCGAGGAGCGGCTCGGCGAGGCCGTACGTCCGCTCACGGACCGGCTGAAGCCCGTCACCGACCAGGTCACCGCTCCGGTGCACGACGTCGTCAGCGGCGTACGGCACGCCACCGGGCTCCCGGTGCGGCTGCCCGGTGACAGCGCGGGGCAGGACGGGAGCGGCGAGCGGCCGCGGCACAGCGACGCGCGGGACGGCGGCCGGCTGCACGCGGCCGTACCCGAGCGGTGCGGCACGGACCGTACCGGCGGCGACCGGTCGGCGGTCCTCCCGGACGCCACCGGCGGCCAGGACCGTACGGCCGTGCACGCCACGGACGACCGGTCCGGTGACACCCCCGGCCAGGGCGGACCGCCCGGCCAGCTTCCGCAGGGCCCGGTCGCACCGGCCCAGCACCTCACCGGTGACGGCCACGGCCCCCGAGGCGGGGACCAGCACGCCGTCCTGCCGGGCGGAGACCCGCGCTTCGGGCTGGTGCCCGGCGGCGTACGGGCCGCGAGCGGCGCGCCGACGCGCGAGCGCAGCACCGACATCCTCGAATTCCCGGGCTAGGGCAGACCTCCCGCCGGATCCCCGACGTACACACGCGCCTTCGTCGACGTACGACGCGCACAGGGATCCGACGGCCGTCAGCACCCCTTGACCTGCCGCGCGGGGGCGGGACAGGTCTGCCCGTCACATCCCTGGAATCCGAAGGGCTCATCGCCATCATGCGTAACAACATCCGCCGTTCCATCGTCGTCGCCGCTGCCGCCACCGGCCTGTTCGCCCTCGGTACCGCCGGTGCCAACGCCGCCGAGCTGCCCGTCAGCACCTCGGACACCGGCGCCCTCACCGGCACCCTCCAGCAGAAGCTGCCGGCCGGCGAGCTGACCGACACGGTGAAGAAGACCGCGGGCGAGGCGACCGACACCGTCGAGAACACGGCCGGCCAGGTGACCGGCGCGCTGGGCGGCGGCGACGTGCACACCATGGACGGCCTGCCCGCCACCGGTGCCCTGACCGACGGCCTGCCCGCCACCGACGCGCTGCCCACCGACGGTCTCGGCGACGTGACCGGCACGCTGAACGGCGTCCAGAAGAAGGCCGACCTGGGCAAGGTCGCCAAGACCGGCAAGGTCACCAAGACCGTCAAGGGCGCCGGCAAGGTGAGCAAGACCGTCGGCAAGGTGAAGAAGACCGCCGAGGGCACCGTCGGCCAGGTCCAGGAGACCGCCGGCGGCCGCCTCCCGGCCGTGCCGTTCCTGCCCGTCGAGGGCGTGCCCGCCCTCGACCTGCGCAGCCTGCCGGTCGAGGTCCCCGCGGCCGAGCTGCCCAGCGGCCTGCCGGCCGAGCTCCCCGCGGACCTGCCCGCCGGTCTCTCCGCCGACCAGCTCCCGGCCGACCTGCCCGCCGACCTGCCCGCCGGTCTCTCCGCCGACCAGCTCCCCGCTGAGCTCCCCGCCCAGCTCCCCGCCGAGCTGCCCGCCACCTCGGAGCTGCCCGACGCCTCCGCCGCCACCGGCCTCGTCGGCTCCGCCACCGGTCTCGTCACCTCCGCGGCCGGTACGGACCTGCGTCCCGGCACGCTGACCAACCCGGCCCAGGGCGCCCTGGCCGGTGCCCGCCCGGTCGTCGACCAGGCCGCCGCCGACGTGCTGCCGCCCGTCGCCCAGCGCGCCGTCGGCCAGGTCGTGCCGGTCGCCCAGAACGCGGTGGGCGGCGCGGGCCTGCTCGCCGGTGACGCGGCCGGCCAGGCCACCCCGTTCGCGCAGGGCACGGTCGCCGGCACCCAGGCGTTCGCCGAGGGCGCGGCCGCCGACGCCGTGCCGTTCGCGCAGGGCAAGCTGACCGACGCGCAGGGCTTCGCGCAGGGCGCGGCCACCGACGCGGTGCCGTTCGCGCAGGGCACGGTCGCCGGTGCGCAGGGCCTGGCCGAGGGCACCGTCACCGACGCGGTCCCCTTCGCCCAGGGCGTGGCCGCTGACGCCGCCCCGTACGCGCAGGGTGTCGCCGCCGACGCCGTGCCGTTCGCGCAGGGTCTGGGCACCACCGTGGCCGCCGACGGCCAGGAGACCGCGGGCGACGCCGTCGCCGGTGTGCAGCGCGTCATCCCGGTCGACGTCGCCCAGGGCGACCTGACCAGCCCCGCCAACATCCCCGCCCTGCCGGTGCTGCCGGCCCTGGCGGGCTGAAGCCCCCGATTTCCGGCGTGAGCCGGAGCGGTACCGGTACCGCGAGGGGCCGCATGTCCGGGGGACGGCGTTGTGGGGACGCCGTCCGGACGGACGCCGGCACGGACGCGCCATGTCCGTGAGGTGAGCGGTCACTCGAACCGGAACGGAAACGCCGCCGGGCGCCCTCTTTGGGGAGGGGGAGCCCGGCGGCGTCCGTATGTGCGGGCCCACGAGGCCGGTGGCTAGGACTTCGGTACCTTCAGCCGGTCCCAGCTCACCTTGCCCGGTACGCCGTCCGCGTCCTTGCCCGAGAAGCCGAGCTTGCGCTGCCAGGCGGCGTAGGACTGCCGGTCCGCCTCGGTCCAGTACGGGCCCGGGCCCTCCTCGTAGCGCGAGCAGCCCTCGGCGACCAGCCGCTTGCCCATCGCGGTGATGATCGGGCTGTGCGCCCCGGCCTGGAAGAAGCCGCTGCCGGGGAACCGCTCGTAACGGGTGCCGGGGCGGGGCCTTTCCGGTGCCGGCTTCTCGGGCGCCGGCTTCTCCGGTGCGGGCTTCTCGTCCTTGCCGCCGCCGGGCTTGCCCGCGAGCCGCTTCTTGATGCGGTCCCGCATCCCGTCCATCGTGAAGCCGCGCGGGTCCGTCTTGCCCGGCTGCCACTCCTTGTGGCCGATGACGGATCTCTCGGTCCAGCCGTGCGCCCGGCAGATCGCCGCCGACACCTTCTCGATGGCGGCCTTCTGCTCCTCGGGCCAGGGATCGTCGCCGTCGCCGAGGTTGATGCACTCGAAGCCGTAGAAGTGGCGGTTCCCGTCGGTGTTGGCCGCGTTGTCGTTCGGCAGCTTCGACTCGTTGACCACGGCCCGCAGGACGTCGGAGTCGCCGAGCCCCGCGTGGTTGGCGCGGCCGTTGCCGACCAGCCACACCTCGCCCTTCTTGTCGATGACGCCGTGGCACAGCGGTCCGGGCAGTCCGGACCGGCCCTCGTAGCAGAGGTTGACGGAGCTTTCGGTGCCCTTGGTGACGGTGTGGTGGATCATCACGCCGTTCAGCGGGCCCCACGGGCCTTTGGAATTCCTGTTGTGGCGGCGCCAGTTGCGGACTTCATGGACGGTCAGGCCCTCCTTGCGCAGGACCTCCACCAAACGCGACGCGCTCAGCGGCTCGGCCATCGTCGTGCTCCTTCCTCGACCCGGCTCCTGCGGGCCGGTCCCCCGGTCAGCGGCGCGCGGGTCCTCCCGCGCGCCGCCCGTTCACCTCTCCGACGTCAGTGACGTCAAAGGCCTGCTCAGCCTTCCTCCGACAGGGCCTCCGCCTCCGCCGTCGTCTGCGAGCGGAGTGCCGCGCCGTGCGCCGGACCCGCTGACGCCACGTCGGCCGGCTCGTTCTCCGCTTCGGCGGCGGCGTCGGCGGCCCGTGCCTCCTCCTCGGCGGCGAGTTCCTCCTCGCTCGCCGCGGCGATCTCCGCCGCCAGCGGCTTGAACGCCAGCCGCAGGTCGGACACGGTCTTCTCGCCCATCACCCAGCCCAGCGGCGCGTAGTGCACCTGCGGCCCGAGCGGTCCCTGGAGCAGCGGGCGGCGGGCCGCGTCGGTCGGCCACTCGACGCTGCCGGTGGCCGTACGCGCCGGGACCAGCCAGAAGTCACCGGTGCGGTACGTGCCGCCGGCCGCGAAGTAGACCTCGACGCCGTCCTCCAGCGGCAGCCAGGCGCCCTCCTCGACGCGCACCGCGCCGTTCCGCAGCTGTCCCGCGGCGCCCTTCTTCGTCTGCCGCTCCTGGGCACGGCCGCCCTCGCGCTGGTCCCAGCGGCGCAGGTACGGGTGGAGCTCGGGCCGCCGCCCGACGCCCTGCGCGGGCTCGCCGGAGAGGCGTACCCGGCGTCCCGGCAGGTCCAGTTCCTCGACGCGCAGCAGCGGGTGCGCCTCCAGGCGGCTGGCGACGGCGGAGTCCACGAACTCCACCAGGTCGCCGACGTCCAGGTCCAGCTTGTCGTCGTTGCCCAGGGTGGCCAGCTCGACCCAGGTGCCGTCCAGGCCGTCGACCGGGAAGGTCACCGAGCCGTTCTCGCGGGACCACTTGAAGGTGGCGTCCTTGGCGGCGCCACCGTCGTGGATCTCCACCCGGTACAGCTGGTTCTCCGGGCCGCGGTACCGCGCGTCCGGCTTGACCAGGCACGGGTCGTCGTCGGCGTGGTCGGGGCGTTCGCTGCGCACGGCGAGCCGCGCGGTGGCCTTGCGCTGCTCGGCGACCCACTTGCGGAACGCCTCGCGGACCGGGGCCTTCTTCGTCTCGTCGCCCTCGATGTCCAGCTCGCCGCCGGGCAGCGGCAGCACCTGCCAGACGACCTTGAGCCGGGCCGCGGTGTCCGGCAGCGCCGCGCCGAGCGCGACCTCGCGCAGCGCCGGGTCCTCGGCCGCGGTGACCGAGCGCTCCCAGACCTTGAGGTAGGCCAGGTACGGGAACTGGGTGGGCAGCCGGTCCTCGGGGCGCTCCGCGTCGCGGTAGGCGTCGGGCTGGTCCCAGTACGTCCAGGTGGCCGGCGGCTCGGCGGCCGCGCTCTCGCCGTCCTTGTCGTCGTCCTTGGCGTCGGCCTCGGCCGGGTCCGGTACGGGGACGCCCGGCTGCGGCCGGTACGCCTCGACCAGGATGCCGTCGACGTAGTACCGGCCGGGGCTGATCGACAGGTCGTCCAGCTCGCGGCTGCCGCCCGTCATGTCGATCTTGAAGCCGGCGTCGCCGGCCGGGCCGCCGTGCTGCCCGATCAGGTCGGTGGCGGTCACCCGGGCCTGGTAGAGCTGGATCGCGGTCTGCTCGTTGGTGTCCGCGTCCAGCTGGACGCGGCCCTGCTGGGCGAGGACCGCGGAGTACCGGGCGTCCGGCCGGAAGGTGATGCGGGAGAGATCTGCGTGCATGGGAAGGGTTCCCCCTCGTGATGAAGCTCGTGATGAGGCTCGTGGTTGTCGGCTGGCGGGTGGGCGGATCGGCTCAGGTCACGAAGAAGATCCCCGCATCCGTTCCGGCCGGTGTGTACTCCGCGAGCCGCGCCCGCAGACTGTCCTCGCGCTGCGGCTGGTACAGGTCGTGGAAGGCGCCCAGCTCGGCCCCGTCCTCCGCGGCCCGCCGGCAGCCCTGCCCGGCAGGCCCGTCCGCGCCCGGCGCGGTCAGCTGCCCGTACGCGGGCGTGCCGTACCGCTCGCTGCGCAGCACCGGCCGTACGGCACCGGCCTGTTCGGGGCCGACGAGGTCGGGCAGGCAGCGGTACCGGCGCGGCGTCCGGGAGCCCGGCGTGACGTAGGAGTACCGGATGCAGCCGAGCTGCCGCCGGGCGACGTGCAGCCGCCCCGTGAAGAGCGAGTTCTCCGCGATCTGCACGGCGTGCACGTGGACTTCGCCGATCACCGTGGTGCGGTGCGCGTGCAGGACCGCGTGCGCGTGCCGGCAGTCCGGCGCGGAGAGCGCCTCACGGTCGTGCCCGGTGGCGTCCAGGACGCTGTCCCTGATGTGGATCGGCAGCGGGTCGGTGGACACCTCGTCGCCGATGACCTCGATGGTGCCGAGGACCGTCCGGTCGATCTCCACGCACGCGGTCGTGCGGTCCAGGACGAGGCTGGGCTCCTCGGGGGAGTGCGGGTCGCACTCCGGCTCCAGCGACCAGCCGGGGACGAGCGTGCAGTGCCGCAGCACGAGCGCGCCGACCGGGCCCTGGACGTTGATGCCGCGGCCGGTGACCAGCAGTCCGTCCAGCACGAGCCGGGGCGCGGGGCCGCGTTCGGCGCCCGGCTCGCAGTCCTCCTCGCGCGCCCGGACGTTCAGCGCGTCGGGCCGGTTGCTGTACCAGTCCAGCAGCCGGATCACCGGCCGCGTGCCCTCGGCGGCGCGCACCTCCAGGCGGTCGCCCGGGTCCAGGTCGAAGTCCAGCTGTTCCTGGTAGGCGCCGCTGTGGGTGATCTCGATGATGCCGTCGGGGCCGCAGCGCCCGGCCCGCCGGTCGTTCTGCCACTGCCCGTACGCGTCCATGATCCGCTGGTACGTCTGGCCGGGCCCGACCCGGTACACGGCCGCGCCCGCCGGCGTCTCCCGGTCGCGCAGGTACTCGCCGCCGCCCAGGTCGTCCCCGAAGGCGTAGTGGTACGTCACCCACACGCCCTGGCGCGGCGCCGAGCGCGAGCCGAACGCGATGCGGCCCAGCTCCGGGTCGACCGCGACCTGCCCGCGCTTGGGCCGGTAGCGCCAGTCGCTGAGGTCGGCGACGACGATGTCGGACGGGT includes these proteins:
- a CDS encoding VWA domain-containing protein codes for the protein MTSETDGTHHADERLRRWRLVLGGGEGDGTGCELRGRDAAMDGALGALYGEGPGAGDGGGPGGRGNRIGGGTQSAGLGGSAPAVARWLGDIRRYFPASVVQVMQRDAIDRLGLSTLLLEPELLEAVEADVHLVGTLLSLHKAMPETTKETARAVVRKVVEQLEKRLATRTRATLTGALDRSARISRPRHRDIDWDRTIRANLKNYLPEHRTVVPERLIGHGRAAQSLKKEVILCIDQSGSMAASVVYASVFGAVLASMRALSTRLVVFDTSVVDLTDQIDDPVDVLFGTQLGGGTDINRALAYCQSRITRPTETVVVLISDLYEGGIRHKMVKRVAAMKASGVQFVTLLALSDEGAPAYDREHAAALGALGAPAFACTPDLFPEVMAAALEKRPLPVPDTTA
- a CDS encoding peptidoglycan-binding protein, translating into MAEPLSASRLVEVLRKEGLTVHEVRNWRRHNRNSKGPWGPLNGVMIHHTVTKGTESSVNLCYEGRSGLPGPLCHGVIDKKGEVWLVGNGRANHAGLGDSDVLRAVVNESKLPNDNAANTDGNRHFYGFECINLGDGDDPWPEEQKAAIEKVSAAICRAHGWTERSVIGHKEWQPGKTDPRGFTMDGMRDRIKKRLAGKPGGGKDEKPAPEKPAPEKPAPERPRPGTRYERFPGSGFFQAGAHSPIITAMGKRLVAEGCSRYEEGPGPYWTEADRQSYAAWQRKLGFSGKDADGVPGKVSWDRLKVPKS
- a CDS encoding DUF6519 domain-containing protein gives rise to the protein MHADLSRITFRPDARYSAVLAQQGRVQLDADTNEQTAIQLYQARVTATDLIGQHGGPAGDAGFKIDMTGGSRELDDLSISPGRYYVDGILVEAYRPQPGVPVPDPAEADAKDDDKDGESAAAEPPATWTYWDQPDAYRDAERPEDRLPTQFPYLAYLKVWERSVTAAEDPALREVALGAALPDTAARLKVVWQVLPLPGGELDIEGDETKKAPVREAFRKWVAEQRKATARLAVRSERPDHADDDPCLVKPDARYRGPENQLYRVEIHDGGAAKDATFKWSRENGSVTFPVDGLDGTWVELATLGNDDKLDLDVGDLVEFVDSAVASRLEAHPLLRVEELDLPGRRVRLSGEPAQGVGRRPELHPYLRRWDQREGGRAQERQTKKGAAGQLRNGAVRVEEGAWLPLEDGVEVYFAAGGTYRTGDFWLVPARTATGSVEWPTDAARRPLLQGPLGPQVHYAPLGWVMGEKTVSDLRLAFKPLAAEIAAASEEELAAEEEARAADAAAEAENEPADVASAGPAHGAALRSQTTAEAEALSEEG